The window TTTATTTTTATATGGCACTTTTTAATGGCTGGAGCCGTAGATGGCAGACAAGGAACATCTGGTTGCGCTTCTCAACAGAGAAATCGATGCTCTCGGTTTTGAACTTGTCAAACTCGACAGGTTTTCCCGGGGCAGAAGAGAGATCCTGCGCATTTTTATAGATGATGCGGAAAACGGAGTCACGATTGACGATTGCGTGAAGGTGACGAAAGCTCTCGGGCTTGTCCTCGATGGAGACGAACTTCTGCCCGGTTCTTATAACCTCGAAGTGTCCACTCCCGGCATGAACCGTCCGCTTACGAAAAGGGAGCATTTTGTGCGGTTCACGGGAAAGTCTGCGAGAGTCGAGTATCTCGGCGGTCAGGGCGAGAAGTCATCTTTGATCGGTGAGATAGAGGGGCTGGAGGATGACTGCCTTCTTCTTTCGAAGGCGGGGATCAGTGAGAAGATAGAATTTGACAGGATCGTCAAGGCAAATCTTCATGGAGAAAAATGGGGGACATCGGCCGAAAAGAAAAATTTAAAAAGCAGAGGAAGAAAATAAAATTATAGAAAACATTTTGACAGCAGGGACAGTCTGGAATAAAATAAACAGTCTTACATCGATTGAGGGGAGTATTTAAGGATGAATTCAGGATTTATCGAGGCGTTTTCGCAGATCATAAGAGTAAAGAGAGTCGACAAGAATACTCTCGTGGAAACAATTAAAGCGAGCCTCGTATCGGCGGCAAGACGCAAGCTTGGCCAGGAGGCTGAGATCGAGGTCCATCTGGACGAGGCCAAGGGACAGCTTGAGATATTCCGTGTTTACAAGGTAGTCGAAGAGGTGGAAGACGAGGCTGTGGAGCTTCTTCTTGAGGACGCGAGACTGATAGATGAAAAAGCCGTGATCGGTTCCGAGGTCCATGAAGAGCTCACGCTCGAGGAATTCGGACGGAACGCGATTCAGACGGCGAAGCAGATACTGACGCAGAAGGTCCGGGAGGCTGAACGCGACAGGATATACGAGGAATACAAGGACAAGATTGGCGTGATCATCTCCGGGACTGTCCGCCAGATAGACAGGGGAAATATACTGCTTAATCTCGGCAGGGCGGAAGCTTACCTTCCGATGCGGGAGCAGATCCGCAAGGAGCGGTACAACCAGGGTGATACGATAAGAGCATGCGTGACCGAGGTCGACAGGGAGACGAGAGGTCCGCAGATAATAGTGTCGAGGGCCGGCAACCAGTTCCTCTTCAAGCTGTTTGAACAGGAAGTGCCCGAGATATTCGATGGTGATGTCGAGATCAAGAGTATAGCCAGGGAACCTGGCGGCCGTTCGAAGATAGCTGTCTATTCGAGAAGCGATAAGGTTGACGCGGTCGGTTCCTGCGTTGGGATGAAGGGTTCGCGCGTACAGGCCGTGGTTAACGAACTTCATGGAGAAAAAATAGATATAGTCAACTGGAGCGAAACGACAAACGAGTTTGTGTCACGGGCTCTTTCCCCGGCGAAAGTATCAGCGCTTCGATTCAACGAGGCTGAAGGTGTCGTACTCGCTATCGTCGAGGATGATCAGCTTTCTCTCGCCATAGGAAAAGATGGCCAGAACGTACGCCTCGCTTCGAAGCTGACAGGCTGGAAGATCAACCTCACGACGGTCAAAGAAGTCGAGAAGAGGGATAAGCTCGAGCAGAGGCTCCAGATGGATATTTCCGAGATGGTCGGAGTCTCGGCGAAGATGGCTCAGAAACTCAAGAGCGTCGGGATCCTGACTGTCCAGAAACTCTACAAGACCACGCTCGAAGAACTGCTTGAAGTCGAGGGAATAGGCAGGAAGACTGCCGAGAGGGTCAAGGTACTTGCTTCGGAGACGATGGAAGAACTCAACAAGGCTCTTGAAGACCTTCTTGAGAAGGAAAAAGAAGCTGAAGAAGAAGAGGCGAGCAAGCCTCTCTTCGACGAGGATTCCCTGGCTCCAGAGGAGGAGAAGAAGGAAGAAGAGCCTGTCATGACGGAGGAAGCTCTTTTTGGAGAGCTTGC of the Candidatus Krumholzibacteriota bacterium genome contains:
- a CDS encoding ribosome maturation factor RimP yields the protein MADKEHLVALLNREIDALGFELVKLDRFSRGRREILRIFIDDAENGVTIDDCVKVTKALGLVLDGDELLPGSYNLEVSTPGMNRPLTKREHFVRFTGKSARVEYLGGQGEKSSLIGEIEGLEDDCLLLSKAGISEKIEFDRIVKANLHGEKWGTSAEKKNLKSRGRK
- the nusA gene encoding transcription termination/antitermination protein NusA, which encodes MNSGFIEAFSQIIRVKRVDKNTLVETIKASLVSAARRKLGQEAEIEVHLDEAKGQLEIFRVYKVVEEVEDEAVELLLEDARLIDEKAVIGSEVHEELTLEEFGRNAIQTAKQILTQKVREAERDRIYEEYKDKIGVIISGTVRQIDRGNILLNLGRAEAYLPMREQIRKERYNQGDTIRACVTEVDRETRGPQIIVSRAGNQFLFKLFEQEVPEIFDGDVEIKSIAREPGGRSKIAVYSRSDKVDAVGSCVGMKGSRVQAVVNELHGEKIDIVNWSETTNEFVSRALSPAKVSALRFNEAEGVVLAIVEDDQLSLAIGKDGQNVRLASKLTGWKINLTTVKEVEKRDKLEQRLQMDISEMVGVSAKMAQKLKSVGILTVQKLYKTTLEELLEVEGIGRKTAERVKVLASETMEELNKALEDLLEKEKEAEEEEASKPLFDEDSLAPEEEKKEEEPVMTEEALFGELAGEKKDKTSDSEMDEDDPDSEESSIDEPEDGSDEDFDDEQDDQSDDDFDDEPDDQSDDGSEDEPEFDDSEAADEDIDEEEPDEDTEK